A region of the Ranitomeya imitator isolate aRanImi1 chromosome 10, aRanImi1.pri, whole genome shotgun sequence genome:
TGAATATCTCTGTAAAGAACCGAACAGGTGGAGCGACTCACTGGGTTTTTGCTGCAGAGCATGAAGCCGATCTGGCCGCTGGGGTAGGTAGGGATGGTGCAGTAGGCGTACTCCACCACGGGGAACAGAGTCTTACAGAACTGGTGCATCTCCTTAATGAGGTCCAGGTGCAGCCACTGACACTCCCCTGAGTAGCAGACAGCAGATGGTTAATGGAGGAATCATCCGATCACCAAAGGGATCACACATGGCAGACCCTCACCCTGACAGCAGAGGATCCCGCCCTCCCTGAGTGCTGTCTTCATCAGCTGATAGTAAGACTCTTTAAAGAGAGACTCTGCAGGACCTGGGGCGGAAAACCACAATGAGGAACAGAGGAGAGAGGTTAAAACTACCCGAAGGGAACCAGAAAAGTTTAAAGCCAGATCTCACCAACAGGGTCGGAGGAGTCCGTGATGATGACGTCGAACGCATCTTGGTTCTGTTTCATGAACTGGAAACCGTCGCCCACGTGTAGAGTGAGTTTAGGGCTAGAGTAGCCTGTGGCCATGCCTGGCAGAAACTGCTTGGAGACATTGATGACCTCCTGGAAAAGAAATGTCCCAACTGGTTGGGTCACAACAGCCATATTGGGGGAGGGGGTGTTGTAATCCGAGGAGGGTCCAGACGCAGGTTCTGAACCCCCGACAATTACCTCATCAATCTCACACTGCACCACAGACTCCACAGACGGGTGCTTCACCACCTCCCGCAGCACCCCCCCATCACCGCCTCCGATTATGAGCACCTGAGAAGGGGAGGAAGAGAGGGCTTGTCAGTCGGCAGACATCTGCCCGGGGGTTGAGGTCCTTCCACTGCCCACCTCCTCCCTATTAGGATTGAGTTGGCACTTGGTATCCACTACAGACAGAACAGATTGGAGGGGAGAGGGGTCTGCTGCAGCCGACACCTTATAGTATTACAGCATGAGCACAAACGAGAGGAGTAGatttaagggggggggggagggtgttccTACTCCTCGGGGACGCACTTACCTTCTTGGGGTTAGGGTGACTGCACAGTGGGAGGTTTGCAATCATCTCCTGGTAGGAAAACTCGTCTCTCTCCGTGCACTGGATTAACCCATCCAACACCAGCACGTTTCCGTACGTCTTGCTGCAAGACAGTCACATGGTACAGATTACCCAGCAACCTCAGCTGCAGAATAGGTACATCAGAGAAGAAAGAGGGGGCACCGTTGATGCAGAGaagaataaaagagaaaaaaggagAAAGAAGGAGGCGGAAGGGGGGCAAGGAACAAGTGGTGGCATGGTTGACGGGGGAGGAGGTGGAAAAAGGGGATCCGCTGATGCAGAGAAGAAAGGAAGATAAGGCACCACTGACAAAAGAAAAGGAGGTGGTGGAAGAGGGCGCTGCTGATGCAATGAAAGAGgaagaagaggggaaagaggggggCGCCGCTGATGCAGAGGTAAGAAATTGGAAGAAGAGGGGGAGCGGCTGACAAAGGGGGAGGTGAGGTGGAAGAGGGGGTGGTGCTAATACAGAAAGGAAAGGAAAAAGATGGGACGCCGCagacaaaggggggggggaggaggtgaAAGAGGGGGCGCCGCTAATGCAGAGAGGTAGGAGAGAAAGAAGAGGGGGCGCAGCTGATGCAGAGACAaaagaaagaggaagaagaggggGTGCTGCTGATGCAGACAAGAAAGAAGGGGACGCCGCTGATGCAAAGGTAAGAAATTGAAAGAGcagctgacaaaggggggggggggggggaggaagaaaTAGATGGAAGAGGGGGTGCTGCAGATGCAGAGAAGGAAAGAAAAAGAAGATGAGGCATCGCTGACAAAGAGGGGAAAGAAGGAGGTGGAAGAGGAGGCGCCGCTAATGCAGAGACAAAAGAAAGGAAGAATAGAAGATGCCGCTGATGCGGAGAGGAAGAGGGGAGGCAGCTTACAAAGGGTGGAAGAGGGGGGTGCTGCTGATGCAGAGGTAAGGAATTGGAAGGGCAGCTGACAAAGGGGGGGGAGAAAAAGAAGGAAGAGTGGGCGCAGCTGATGCAGAGACAAAAGAGGAAGAGGGGATGCCGCTGATGCAGTGAGAAAAGAATAGACGATGCCGCTGATGCGGAGAGGAAAAGGGGACGCCGCTGACAAAGGGTGGAAGAGGGGGTGCTGCTGATGCAGACAAGAAAAAAGAGGGGACGCCGCTGATGCAGAGGTAAGGAATTGGAAGAGcagctgacaaagggggggggggggggggagaaaaagatGGAAGAGGGGGAGCTGCTGATGCAGAGAAGGAAAGAGGAAGAAGATGAGGCATCGATGACGGAGGGGAAAAGAGGAGGTGGAAGAGGGGATGCCGCTGATGCAGAGGTAAGAAATTGGAAGAGGGGGAGCGGCTGACAAGGGGGGAGGGAGAGATGGAAGAGGGGATGCCGCTGATGCAGAGAGGAAAGAAATTGGAAGAAGAGGGAGCGGATGACAAAGGGGGGAGAAAAAGATGGAAGAGGGGGGTGCTGCTGATGCAGACAAGAAAGAAGGGGACGCCGCTGATGCAGAGGTAAGAAATTGAAAGAGcagctgacaaagggggggggAGATGGAAGAGGGGGTGCTGCTGATGCAGAGGAGAAGGAAAGAGGAAGAAGATGAGGCATCGCTTTAAAAGGCGAAAAGAGGTGGAAGAGAGGGATGCCGCTGATGCAGAGGTAAGAAAGTGGAAGAGGAGGAAGATGGAAGAGAGGGTGCTGCACATGCAGAGACGAaaaaaagaggaagaagaggaggcatCGTTGGAAAAGAGGGGGCGTCGCTGATGTAGAGAGGAAAGAAATTGGAAGAAGAGAGGGAGCGGATGACAAAGGGGGAGAAAAAGATGGAAGAGGGGGTAATGATGCAGAGAAAGAGAGGAAGAAGAAGATGAGGCATCGCTTTAAAAGGGGAAAAGAAGAGGGGACGCCGCTGATGCAGACAGGAAGAAAATTGGAAGAAGAGAGGGAGCGGATGACAAAGGGGGGAGAAAAAGATGGAAGAGGGGGGTGCTGCTGATGCAGACAAGAAAGAAGAGGGGACGTCGCTGATGCAGAGGTAAGGAATTGGAAGAGGGGGGAGCAGCTGAAAAAGGGGGGGCGGAGAAAAAGATGGAAGAGGGGGCGCTGCTGATGCAGAGAAGGAAAGAGGAAGAATAGGGGATGCCGCTGATGCAGAGAGGaaagaaagaggaagaagaggggACGCCGCTGACAAAGGGTGGAAGAGAGGGTGCTGCTGATGCAGACAAGAAAGAAGGGGACGCCGCTGATGCAGAGGTAAGAAATTGAAAGAGCAGCTGACAAAGGGGGGGAGAAAAAGATGGAAGAGGGGGTGCTGCTGATGCAGAGAAGGAAAGAGGAAGAAGATGAGGCATCGCTTTAAAAGAGGTGGAAGAGGGGATGCCGCTGATGCAGACAAGAAAGAAGAGGGGACGCCGCTGATGCAGAGGTAAGGAGTTGGAAGAGGGGGGAGCAGCTGAAAAAGGGGGGGCGGAGAAAAAGATGGAAGAGGGGGCGCTGCTGATGCAGAGAAGAAATGAGGAAGAATAGGGGATGCCGCTGATGCAGAGGTAAGGAATTGGAAGAGGGGGGAATAGCTGAAAAAGGGGGGGCGGAGAAAAAGATGGAAGAGGGGGTGCTGAAGATGCAGAGACGaaagaaagaggaagaagaggggATGCCGCTGATGCAGTGAGGAAAGAAGAAGAATAGAAGATGCCGCTGATGCGGAGAGGAAGAGGGGACGCCGCttacaaaaggggggggggggggaaggtggaAGAAGGGGTGCTGCTGATGCAGAGAGGTAAGAAATTGGAAGAGCGGCTGACAAAGGGGGGAGAAAAAGATGGAAGAGGGGGCGCTGCTGATGTAGAAACGAAAGAAAGAGGAAGAAGATGAGGCATCGCTGAAAAAGGGGAAAAGAAGAGGGGATGCCGCTGATGCAGAGAGGAAAGAAATTGGAAGAAAAGGGAGCGGATGACAAAGGGGGGAGAAAAAGATGGAAGAGGGGGGTGCTGCTGATGCAGAGAAGGAAAGAGTTAGAAGAGGGGACGCCGCTGACAAAGGGTGGAAGAGGGGGTGCTGCTGATGCAGACAAGAAAGAAGGGGACGCCGCTGATGCAGAGGTAAGAAATTGAAAGAGcagctgacaaagggggggggggggagatggaaGAGGGGGTGCTGCTGATGCAGAGGAGAAGGAAAGAGGAAGAAGATGAGGCATCGCTTTAAAAGGGGAAAAGAGGAGGTGGAAGAGGGGATGCCGCTGATGCAGAGGTAAGAAATTGGAAGAGGAGGAAGATGGAAGAGAGGGTGCTGCAGATGCAGAGACGAAAAAAAGAGGAAGAAGATGAGGCATCGTTGGAAAAGAGGGGGCGTCGCTGATGTAGAGAGGAAAGAAATTGGAAGAACAGAGGGAGCGGATGACAAAGGGGGAGAAAAAGATGGAAGAGGGGGTAATGATGATGCAGAGAAAGAGAGGAAGAAGATGAGGCATCGCTTTAAAAGGGGAAAAGAAGAGGGGACGCCGCTGATGCAAACAGGAAGAAAATTGGAAGAAGAGAGGGAGCGGATGACAAAGGGGGGAGAAAAAGATGGAAGAGGGGGGTGCTGCTGATGCAGACAAGAAAGAAGAGGGGACGCCGCTGATGCAGAGGTAAGGAATTGGAAGAGGGGGAGCAGCTGAAAAAGGGGGGCGGAGAAAAAGATGGAAGAGGGGGCGCTGCTGATGCAGAGAAGGAAAGAGGAAGAATAGGGGATGCCGCTGATGCAGAGGTAAGGAATTGGAAGAGGGGGAGCAGCTGAAAAAGGGGGGGGCGGAGAAAAAGGTGGAAGAGGGGGTGCTGCTGATGCAGAGGAGAAGGAAAGAGGAAGAAGATGAGGCATCGCTTTAAAAGGGGAAAAGAGGAGGTGGAAGAGGGGATGCCGCTGATGCAGAGGTAAGGAATTGGAAGAGGGGGGAATAGCTGAAAAAGGGGGGGCGGAGAAAAAGATGGAAGAGGGGGTGCTGAAGATGCAGAGACGaaagaaagaggaagaagaggggATGCCGCTGATGCAGTGAGGAAAGAAGAAGAATAGAAGATGCCGCTGATGCGGAGAGGAAGAGGGGACGCCGCTTACAAAGGGGGGGGGAGGTGGAAGAAGGGGTGCTGCTGATGCAGAGAGGTAAGAAATTGGAAGAGCGGCTGACAAAGGGGGGAGAAAAAGATGGAAGAGGGGACGCCGCTGATGCAGAGAGGAAAGAAATTGGAAGAAGAGGGAGCGGATGACAAAGGGGGGAGAAAAAGATGGAAGAGGGGGGTGCTGCTGATGCAGAGAAGGAAAGAGTTAGAAGAGGGGACGCCGCTGACAAAGGGTGGAAGAGGGGGTGCTGCTGATGCAGACAAGAAAGAAGGGGACGCCGCTGATGCAGAGGTAAGAAATTGAAAGAGcagctgacaaagggggggggggagatggaaGAGGGGGTGCTGCTGATGCAGAGGAGAAGGAAAGAGGAAGAAGATGAGGCATCGCTTTAAAAGGCGAAAAGAGGTGGAAGAGAGGGATGCCGCTGATGCAGAGGTAAGAAAGTGGAAGAGGAGGAAGATGGAAGAGAGGGTGCTGCACATGCAGAGACGAaaaaaagaggaagaagaggaggcatCGTTGGAAAAGAGGGGGCGTCGCTGATGTAGAGAGGAAAGAAATTGGAAGAAGAGAGGGAGCGGATGACAAAGGGGGAGAAAAAGATGGAAGAGGGGGTAATGATGCAGAGAAAGAGAGGAAGAAGAAGATGAGGCATCGCTTTAAAAGGGGAAAAGAAGAGGGGACGCCGCTGATGCAGACAGGAAGAAAATTGGAAGAAGAGAGGGAGCGGATGACAAAGGGGGGAGAAAAAGATGGAAGAGGGGGGTGCTGCTGATGCAGACAAGAAAGAAGAGGGGACGTCGCTGATGCAGAGGTAAGGAAGTGGAAGAGGGGGGAGCAGCTGAAAAAGGGGGGGCGGAGAAAAAGATGGAAGAGGGGGCGCTGCTGATGCAGAGAAGGAAAGAGGAAGAATAGGGGATGCCGCTGATGCAGAGAGGaaagaaagaggaagaagaggggACGCCGCTGACAAAGGGTGGAAGAGAGGGTGCTGCTGATGCAGACAAGAAAGAAGGGGACGCCGCTGATGCAGAGGTAAGAAATTGAAAGAGCAGCTGACAAAGGGGGGGAGAAAAAGATGGAAGAGGGGGTGCTGCTGATGCAGAGAAGGAAAGAGGAAGAAGATGAGGCATCGCTTTAAAAGAGGTGGAAGAGGGGATGCCGCTGATGCAGACAAGAAAGAAGAGGGGACGCCGCTGATGCAGAGGTAAGGAATTGGAAGAGGGGGGAGCAGCTGAAAAAGGGGGGGGCGGAGAAAAAGATGGAAGAGGGGGCGCTGCTGATGCAGAGAAGAAATGAGGAAGAATAGGGGATGCCGCTGATGCAGAGGTAAGGAATTGGAAGAGGGGGGAATAGCTGAAAAAGGGGGGGCGGAGAAAAAGATGGAAGAGGGGGTGCTGAAGATGCAGAGACGaaagaaagaggaagaagaggggATGCCGCTGATGCAGTGAGGAAAGAAGAAGAATAGAAGATGCCGCTGATGCGGAGAGGAAGAGGGGACGCCGCTTACAAAAGGGGGGGGGAAGGTGGAAGAAGGGGTGCTGCTGATGCAGAGAGGTAAGAAATTGGAAGAGCGGCTGACAAAGGGGGGAGAAAAAGATGGAAGAGGGGGCGCTGCTGATGTAGAAACGAAAGAAAGAGGAAGAAGATGAGGCATCGCTGAAAAAGGGGAAAAGAAGAGGGGACGCCGCTGATGCAGAGAGGAAAGAAATTGGAAGAAGAGGGAGCGGATGACAAAGGGGGGAGAAAAAGATGGAAAAGGGAGTGCTGCTGATGCAGACAAGAAAGAAGGGG
Encoded here:
- the SRM gene encoding spermidine synthase, producing the protein MELQVRDGWFRETCSLWPGQAMSLQVEEVLHHHKSAFQEILVFRSKTYGNVLVLDGLIQCTERDEFSYQEMIANLPLCSHPNPKKVLIIGGGDGGVLREVVKHPSVESVVQCEIDEEVINVSKQFLPGMATGYSSPKLTLHVGDGFQFMKQNQDAFDVIITDSSDPVGPAESLFKESYYQLMKTALREGGILCCQGECQWLHLDLIKEMHQFCKTLFPVVEYAYCTIPTYPSGQIGFMLCSKNPNTSFREPVRALTQEQVDEMNLRYYNANIHRASFVLPEFTRKALSDV